The following coding sequences are from one Streptomyces dengpaensis window:
- a CDS encoding maleylpyruvate isomerase family mycothiol-dependent enzyme, with product MIDHVCDLASVRDATDRLLIAAAALDNASVTESSRLPGWSRGHVLAHLARNADALVNVLEGRPMYTTGAARDADIERDAPRSLDAQLTDVRESAARFQEAGAAPADWSRTVELRNGVTDSAARVPFRRWVEVELHHVDLGIGYELEDLPAEFVEREIEFLADRFGGHPDVPPTRVTDGTRAWSTGRVAEGGPEVTVTGPTPALLGWLAGRRDGSDLSVDGGLLPTLPPL from the coding sequence ATGATTGATCATGTGTGCGACCTGGCGTCTGTACGTGACGCGACCGACCGACTGCTCATCGCAGCCGCCGCATTGGACAACGCATCCGTGACCGAGTCGTCACGGCTCCCCGGCTGGAGCCGGGGCCACGTGCTCGCCCACCTCGCCCGCAACGCGGACGCTCTCGTGAACGTCCTGGAAGGGCGCCCCATGTACACCACCGGCGCCGCACGGGACGCCGACATCGAGCGGGACGCGCCGCGGTCCCTGGACGCGCAGCTCACCGACGTACGCGAGAGCGCGGCCCGCTTCCAGGAGGCGGGGGCCGCTCCCGCGGACTGGTCCCGCACGGTGGAGCTGCGCAACGGAGTCACCGACTCCGCGGCCCGGGTACCGTTCCGGCGGTGGGTCGAGGTCGAGCTGCACCATGTGGATCTGGGCATCGGATACGAACTCGAAGATCTTCCGGCGGAGTTCGTGGAGCGGGAGATCGAGTTCCTCGCCGACCGCTTCGGCGGACATCCCGATGTGCCTCCCACCCGCGTCACCGACGGCACGCGCGCGTGGAGCACGGGGCGCGTCGCGGAGGGCGGCCCCGAGGTCACCGTGACCGGTCCCACGCCCGCGCTCCTCGGCTGGCTGGCGGGACGCCGTGACGGGTCCGACCTCAGCGTCGACGGTGGTCTGCTTCCCACCCTTCCCCCGCTATAG
- the uvrA gene encoding excinuclease ABC subunit UvrA: MADRLIVRGAREHNLKNVSLDLPRDSLIVFTGLSGSGKSSLAFDTIFAEGQRRYVESLSSYARQFLGQMDKPDVDFIEGLSPAVSIDQKSTSRNPRSTVGTITEVYDYLRLLFARIGKPHCPECGRPITRQSPQAIVDKVLELPEGSRFQVLSPLVRERKGEFVDLFADLQTKGYSRARVDGQTIQLTEPPTLKKQEKHTIEVVVDRLTVKESAKRRLTDSVETALGLSGGMVVLDFVDLPEDDPERERMYSEHLYCPYDDLSFEELEPRSFSFNSPFGACPECTGIGTRMEVDPELIVPDEEKSLDEGALHPWSHGHTKDYFGRLIGALADALGFRTDIPFAGLPQRARKALLYGHKTQIEVRYRNRYGRERVYTTPFEGAVPFVKRRHSEAESDASRERFEGYMREVPCPTCEGTRLKPLVLAVTVMEKSIAEVSAMSISDCADFLGELKLNARDKKIAERVLKEVNERLRFLVDVGLDYLSLNRAAGTLSGGEAQRIRLATQIGSGLVGVLYVLDEPSIGLHQRDNHRLIETLVRLRDMGNTLIVVEHDEDTIKVADWVVDIGPGAGEHGGKVVHSGPLKELLANPESMTGQYLSGKKEIALPDIRRPADPSRRLTVHGARENNLQDIDVSFPLGVLTAVTGVSGSGKSTLVNDILYTHLARELNGARNVPGRHTRVEGDDLVDKVVHVDQSPIGRTPRSNPATYTGVFDHVRKLFAETTEAKVRGYLPGRFSFNVKGGRCENCSGDGTIKIEMNFLPDVYVPCEVCHGARYNRETLEVHYKGKSISEVLDMPIEEALGFFEAVPAIARHLNTLNDVGLGYVRLGQSAPTLSGGEAQRVKLASELQKRSTGRTVYVLDEPTTGLHFEDISKLITVLSGLVDKGNTVIVIEHNLDVIKTADWVVDMGPEGGNGGGLVIAEGTPEQVAGVSTSHTGKFLREVLGADRISDAAPVKAAGKTAAKTVAAKSTAKRTATKTVNNTATKKAAAVTKNTAAKKATPAKKTTRARKA, from the coding sequence GTGGCCGACCGTCTCATCGTCCGTGGAGCGCGCGAGCACAATCTCAAGAATGTCTCGCTCGACCTCCCGCGCGACTCGCTCATCGTCTTCACGGGCTTGTCGGGGTCGGGCAAGTCCTCGCTGGCCTTCGACACGATCTTCGCCGAGGGGCAGCGGCGCTACGTGGAGTCGCTCTCTTCGTACGCCCGGCAGTTCCTCGGTCAGATGGACAAGCCGGACGTCGACTTCATCGAGGGCCTCTCCCCGGCAGTGTCCATCGACCAGAAGTCGACCTCGCGCAACCCGCGCTCGACGGTCGGCACCATCACCGAGGTCTACGACTATCTGCGTCTGCTCTTCGCGCGCATCGGCAAGCCGCACTGTCCTGAGTGCGGCCGCCCGATCACGCGCCAGTCGCCGCAGGCCATCGTCGACAAGGTGCTGGAGCTGCCGGAGGGGAGCCGCTTCCAGGTCCTGTCACCGCTGGTGCGCGAGCGTAAGGGCGAGTTCGTCGACCTCTTCGCCGATCTCCAGACCAAGGGGTACAGCCGCGCCAGGGTCGACGGCCAGACGATCCAGCTCACCGAGCCGCCCACGCTGAAGAAGCAGGAGAAGCACACCATCGAGGTGGTCGTCGACCGCCTCACCGTGAAGGAGTCCGCCAAGCGCCGCCTCACCGACTCCGTGGAGACGGCCCTCGGCCTGTCCGGCGGCATGGTCGTGCTCGACTTCGTCGACCTCCCTGAGGACGACCCCGAGCGCGAGCGCATGTACTCGGAGCACCTGTACTGCCCGTACGACGACCTGTCCTTCGAGGAGCTGGAGCCCCGCTCCTTCTCCTTCAACTCGCCCTTCGGCGCCTGCCCCGAGTGCACCGGTATCGGTACGCGCATGGAGGTCGACCCCGAGCTGATCGTCCCGGACGAGGAGAAGTCCCTCGACGAGGGCGCCCTCCACCCCTGGTCGCACGGACACACCAAGGACTACTTCGGCCGGCTCATCGGAGCCCTCGCCGATGCGTTGGGATTCCGGACCGACATCCCCTTCGCCGGGCTTCCGCAGCGCGCCAGGAAGGCACTCCTCTACGGGCACAAGACGCAGATCGAGGTCCGCTACCGCAATCGGTACGGACGCGAGCGCGTGTACACCACGCCCTTCGAAGGCGCCGTCCCCTTCGTCAAGCGGCGGCACAGCGAGGCCGAGAGCGACGCGAGCCGTGAGCGCTTCGAGGGCTATATGCGCGAGGTGCCCTGCCCCACCTGTGAGGGCACGCGCCTGAAGCCGCTGGTCCTCGCGGTCACGGTCATGGAGAAGTCGATCGCCGAGGTCTCCGCGATGTCCATCAGTGACTGCGCGGACTTCCTGGGCGAGCTGAAACTCAACGCGCGCGACAAGAAGATCGCCGAGCGCGTCCTGAAGGAGGTCAACGAACGGCTGCGCTTCCTGGTCGACGTCGGCCTCGACTACCTGTCGCTGAACCGCGCGGCCGGCACCCTCTCCGGCGGTGAGGCCCAGCGCATCCGCCTGGCCACCCAGATCGGCTCCGGACTCGTCGGCGTCCTGTACGTCCTCGACGAGCCGTCCATCGGTCTGCACCAGCGCGACAACCACCGGCTGATCGAGACCCTGGTCCGGCTGCGCGACATGGGCAACACGCTCATCGTCGTCGAGCACGACGAGGACACCATCAAGGTCGCCGACTGGGTCGTCGACATCGGCCCCGGCGCGGGCGAGCACGGCGGCAAGGTCGTGCACAGCGGCCCCTTGAAGGAGCTGCTCGCCAACCCCGAGTCGATGACCGGCCAGTACCTGTCGGGCAAGAAGGAGATCGCGCTTCCAGACATCCGCCGCCCCGCCGACCCGAGCCGCAGGCTCACGGTGCACGGCGCCCGTGAGAACAACCTCCAGGACATCGACGTGTCCTTCCCGCTGGGCGTCCTCACGGCCGTCACCGGCGTCTCGGGCTCCGGCAAGTCGACGCTGGTCAACGACATCCTGTACACGCACCTGGCCCGCGAGCTGAACGGCGCGAGGAACGTACCCGGGCGGCACACGCGTGTGGAGGGCGACGACCTCGTCGACAAGGTCGTGCACGTCGACCAGTCGCCCATCGGCCGTACACCCCGGTCCAACCCGGCGACGTACACCGGAGTCTTCGACCACGTCCGCAAGCTGTTCGCCGAGACGACCGAGGCGAAGGTGCGGGGCTACCTGCCCGGCCGCTTCTCCTTCAACGTCAAGGGCGGCCGCTGCGAGAACTGCTCCGGCGACGGCACGATCAAGATCGAGATGAACTTCCTGCCGGACGTGTACGTCCCCTGCGAGGTCTGCCACGGGGCGCGCTACAACCGGGAGACCCTGGAGGTCCACTACAAGGGCAAGTCCATCTCCGAGGTCCTCGACATGCCGATCGAGGAAGCACTCGGATTCTTCGAGGCCGTCCCGGCGATCGCCCGGCACCTGAATACGCTCAACGACGTGGGCCTCGGCTACGTCCGGCTCGGCCAGTCCGCGCCGACGCTGTCCGGCGGTGAGGCACAGCGCGTCAAGCTCGCGAGCGAGCTGCAGAAGCGCTCCACGGGCCGCACGGTGTACGTGCTCGACGAGCCGACCACCGGTCTGCACTTCGAGGACATCAGCAAGCTCATCACGGTGCTGTCCGGCCTGGTCGACAAGGGCAACACGGTCATCGTCATCGAGCACAACCTCGACGTCATCAAGACCGCGGACTGGGTCGTCGACATGGGCCCCGAGGGTGGCAACGGCGGCGGTCTCGTCATCGCCGAGGGCACCCCCGAGCAGGTCGCCGGCGTGTCGACCAGCCACACCGGCAAGTTCCTGCGCGAGGTCCTCGGCGCCGACCGGATCAGCGACGCCGCCCCGGTGAAGGCCGCGGGCAAGACCGCCGCCAAGACGGTGGCGGCCAAGTCGACGGCGAAGAGAACGGCCACGAAGACCGTCAACAACACGGCCACCAAGAAGGCTGCAGCGGTCACGAAGAATACGGCCGCCAAGAAGGCGACCCCCGCGAAGAAGACCACGCGGGCTCGCAAGGCCTGA
- a CDS encoding MBL fold metallo-hydrolase, whose product MTYSGAVKVGGPADVHELQDLMISKVAVGPMDNNAYLLRCRATDEQLLIDAANDAATLLTLVGDDGIASVVTTHQHGDHWQALAEVVGVTGARTYAGRDDADGIPVPTDVRVDDGDIIRVGRVELTARHLVGHTPGSIALVYDDPHGHPHVFTGDCLFPGGVGNTRKDPKAFASLIHDVETKIFDVLPDETWVYPGHGNDTTLGAERPHLAEWHARGW is encoded by the coding sequence ATGACGTACAGCGGAGCGGTGAAGGTCGGCGGCCCTGCCGATGTGCACGAGCTGCAGGACCTGATGATCTCCAAGGTCGCCGTCGGCCCCATGGACAACAACGCCTATCTGCTGCGCTGCCGGGCCACCGACGAGCAGTTGCTCATCGACGCGGCGAACGACGCCGCGACGCTGCTCACGCTGGTCGGTGACGACGGCATCGCGTCCGTCGTCACCACCCATCAGCACGGCGACCACTGGCAGGCGCTCGCGGAGGTCGTGGGGGTCACGGGCGCGCGCACCTACGCGGGCCGGGACGACGCCGACGGCATCCCGGTGCCGACCGACGTCCGCGTCGACGACGGCGACATCATCCGGGTCGGGCGCGTGGAACTCACCGCGCGTCACCTGGTGGGGCATACGCCGGGCTCGATCGCCCTGGTCTACGACGACCCGCACGGGCATCCGCACGTGTTCACGGGGGACTGTCTCTTCCCGGGCGGCGTGGGCAACACACGTAAGGACCCGAAGGCGTTCGCCAGCCTCATCCACGACGTCGAGACCAAGATCTTCGACGTCCTGCCGGACGAGACCTGGGTCTACCCGGGGCATGGCAACGACACAACGCTGGGCGCGGAGCGACCGCATCTGGCGGAGTGGCACGCACGGGGCTGGTGA
- a CDS encoding YceI family protein: protein MTDNNSPTAYASSLPLAAGDWELDPLHSAVNFTIRHLGIAKVRGRFGEVKAGLYVGETADDVKVSAEIALASIDTGNPDRDAHTRSSDLLDVEKRPTMTFLSTRVSGDGEEWSMEGDLTIGDVTRTVTLAVEFGGVVDSPVDGRRHAGFEATGEIRRSDFGLDFGTGFLGDVVKVQLDMQFVEPQGQGG, encoded by the coding sequence ATGACTGACAACAACTCCCCGACCGCATACGCCTCTTCTCTGCCGCTCGCCGCCGGCGACTGGGAACTCGACCCCCTGCATTCGGCCGTCAACTTCACCATCCGCCACCTCGGGATCGCCAAGGTGCGTGGGCGCTTCGGTGAGGTGAAGGCCGGACTGTACGTGGGTGAGACGGCCGACGACGTCAAGGTGAGCGCCGAGATCGCTCTTGCCTCTATTGACACCGGGAACCCGGATCGTGACGCGCACACACGCTCGTCCGATCTGCTGGACGTCGAGAAGCGTCCGACGATGACCTTCCTCTCGACGCGGGTGTCGGGCGACGGTGAGGAGTGGTCGATGGAGGGGGACTTGACCATCGGGGACGTGACGCGGACGGTGACGCTCGCCGTCGAGTTCGGCGGGGTGGTGGACTCCCCCGTCGACGGTCGCAGGCACGCGGGGTTCGAGGCGACGGGTGAGATCCGCCGCAGCGATTTCGGGCTGGACTTCGGGACCGGGTTCCTGGGTGATGTTGTCAAGGTTCAGCTGGACATGCAGTTCGTCGAGCCGCAGGGACAGGGCGGCTGA
- a CDS encoding Rieske (2Fe-2S) protein, which yields MPGRPSASRRTVLRGAALTPVAGLALTACAGGEGAGPARLTEPVELGAESEIAKGSAKLYRDKNVVVSRAENGSLKAFSSICTHAGCAINKLEGTTLTCPCHASEFDATTGEVLQAPATVPLKELSVETKDGKIVAGPGA from the coding sequence ATGCCCGGCCGTCCGTCCGCGAGCCGCCGTACCGTCCTGCGGGGAGCGGCGCTCACCCCGGTCGCCGGGCTCGCACTCACCGCGTGCGCCGGCGGCGAGGGCGCGGGGCCCGCGAGGCTCACCGAGCCGGTCGAGCTGGGCGCGGAGAGCGAGATCGCCAAGGGGAGCGCCAAGCTGTACCGGGACAAGAACGTCGTGGTGAGCCGCGCCGAGAACGGCTCGCTCAAGGCGTTCAGCTCGATCTGCACGCACGCCGGGTGCGCCATCAACAAGCTGGAGGGCACGACGCTCACGTGCCCCTGCCACGCCAGCGAGTTCGACGCCACCACGGGCGAGGTGCTGCAGGCCCCGGCCACCGTGCCGCTGAAGGAACTGTCCGTGGAGACGAAGGACGGGAAGATCGTCGCGGGCCCGGGCGCCTGA
- a CDS encoding TetR/AcrR family transcriptional regulator: protein MKRALLASARERTLRALLRAHAASREPPRCAPHVAGYADSFFGYFAGKEDILFPDSDARARATIAAISDRDPTEGPVDVLLRALDTIAESDADMGSPMASVRMRLFHTVPAVRGKALQDQLAAQREIARELHVVFPDELDRVTAAALAGALTGAVSGALDALMGEEGTAGADADHLRARVRQATELALRPWRH from the coding sequence ATGAAACGTGCGCTCCTCGCGTCAGCGCGCGAGCGCACGCTCCGCGCGTTGCTGCGAGCGCACGCCGCCTCACGTGAGCCGCCTCGGTGTGCGCCCCACGTGGCCGGTTACGCCGACAGCTTCTTCGGGTACTTCGCCGGCAAGGAGGACATCCTGTTCCCCGACAGCGACGCGCGTGCGCGGGCAACGATCGCGGCGATCAGCGACCGCGACCCGACCGAGGGTCCGGTGGACGTGCTGCTACGGGCGCTCGACACCATCGCCGAGAGCGACGCCGACATGGGGAGCCCGATGGCCTCCGTGCGGATGCGACTGTTCCACACCGTCCCCGCGGTGCGGGGCAAGGCGCTGCAAGACCAACTCGCGGCGCAGCGGGAGATCGCCCGGGAGCTGCACGTGGTGTTCCCCGACGAGTTGGACCGGGTGACCGCGGCGGCGCTCGCCGGGGCGCTGACAGGAGCGGTGAGTGGCGCACTCGACGCGCTCATGGGCGAGGAGGGCACAGCCGGCGCGGACGCCGACCACCTGCGTGCGCGGGTACGACAGGCGACGGAACTGGCGCTGCGACCCTGGCGGCACTGA
- a CDS encoding carbohydrate kinase family protein produces MIVVAGEALIDLVPQGAGALVGLLPRLGGGPYNTAVALGRLGSPTAFCSRVSSDAFGEALLGGLVEAGVDVSSVQRGTEPTTLAVASIGTDGSAAYSFYVEGTADRLFSASDQLPDATRAVSFGTCSLVLEPGASAYEELMRTAAARGVFTALDPNIRDGLIPDADAYRARFKSWLPSVSLLKLSEEDALWLGGTPREWLASGPGAVVITQGGDGLTVFTRDGAVHSVPGEPVDVVDTIGAGDTVNAALLHGLAARDALSPAAMAALGAEGWTALLRFAARTAAITCSRAGAEPPYASELGDL; encoded by the coding sequence GTGATCGTCGTCGCCGGTGAGGCCCTGATCGATCTGGTACCGCAAGGCGCGGGCGCCCTGGTGGGCCTGCTGCCGCGCCTCGGCGGTGGCCCCTACAACACGGCGGTGGCACTCGGCCGCCTCGGCTCCCCCACCGCCTTCTGCTCCCGGGTCTCGTCCGACGCGTTCGGCGAGGCACTCCTGGGCGGGCTGGTCGAGGCGGGCGTCGATGTGTCGTCCGTGCAGCGCGGGACGGAGCCGACGACCCTCGCGGTCGCCTCGATCGGCACGGACGGCTCGGCCGCGTACTCCTTCTACGTCGAGGGCACGGCGGACCGGCTCTTCTCCGCTTCGGACCAACTCCCCGACGCCACAAGGGCAGTGTCCTTCGGCACGTGCTCGCTCGTGCTGGAGCCGGGCGCGAGCGCGTACGAGGAGCTGATGCGGACGGCCGCCGCGCGAGGCGTGTTCACGGCGCTCGACCCGAACATCCGGGACGGACTGATCCCCGACGCGGACGCCTACAGGGCCCGCTTCAAGAGCTGGCTGCCGTCGGTGTCGCTCCTGAAGCTCTCGGAGGAGGACGCCCTGTGGCTCGGCGGTACCCCGCGCGAGTGGCTGGCGTCCGGACCTGGGGCCGTGGTGATCACGCAGGGCGGCGACGGCCTGACGGTGTTCACCCGGGACGGCGCGGTGCACTCCGTACCCGGCGAACCGGTCGACGTCGTGGACACCATCGGCGCCGGCGACACGGTGAACGCGGCGCTGCTCCACGGCCTGGCCGCGCGAGACGCCCTGTCACCGGCGGCGATGGCAGCCCTCGGCGCCGAGGGCTGGACCGCGTTGCTGCGCTTCGCGGCCCGTACGGCGGCGATCACCTGCTCCCGCGCGGGAGCGGAACCGCCGTACGCCTCCGAACTCGGCGACCTGTAA
- a CDS encoding LacI family DNA-binding transcriptional regulator: MATMVDVAQRAGVSIATVSHVLNDTRPVLPQTRQAVLDAIDELGYTPNTLARSLVTSRTRSIGLAVSAISNPYFTDILQGVEAGALQHGYSLLIADPHDDPGHERKIVQLLHERRVDGMIIAPSADPDALLRYLGQHDVPTVFLDRLVDSPAEGPFRFDQVCTENAEPTTRLVTHLAGLGHKRIALVAGLPGLSTTTERITGYRHGLAHAGLPYDERLVAHGNSQAEAAEQATHALLSLAAPPTALITANNAMTIGALRGLRERDLSVPDDLALCCFDDFSWADLFTPRLTAISQPSKEIGAHAVQLLLERLASPGRAGRTVRLPSAFVHRTSCGCPESPKSPTKGTES, from the coding sequence ATGGCGACGATGGTCGATGTGGCTCAGCGCGCGGGTGTGTCCATCGCGACCGTCTCGCACGTACTCAATGACACACGCCCGGTGCTGCCCCAGACACGCCAGGCCGTCCTCGACGCGATCGACGAGCTCGGATACACGCCCAACACCCTGGCCCGCTCGCTGGTCACCTCACGCACACGGTCCATCGGACTCGCGGTCTCGGCGATCAGCAACCCGTACTTCACGGATATCCTCCAGGGCGTCGAGGCAGGCGCTCTGCAGCACGGCTACAGCCTGCTGATCGCCGATCCGCACGACGACCCGGGGCACGAGAGGAAGATCGTCCAACTCCTGCACGAGCGACGCGTCGACGGCATGATCATCGCGCCCTCGGCGGATCCGGACGCACTCCTGCGTTACCTCGGCCAGCACGACGTGCCCACCGTGTTCCTGGACCGACTCGTCGACTCCCCCGCCGAGGGCCCCTTCCGCTTCGACCAGGTCTGCACCGAGAACGCCGAGCCCACGACGAGGCTGGTCACACACCTCGCCGGTCTTGGCCACAAACGCATCGCACTGGTCGCGGGGCTGCCGGGACTCAGCACCACGACCGAGCGGATCACCGGTTACCGCCACGGCCTCGCGCACGCCGGGCTCCCGTACGACGAGCGGCTCGTGGCGCACGGCAACTCCCAGGCGGAGGCGGCCGAACAGGCCACCCACGCCCTGCTGTCCCTCGCGGCGCCGCCCACCGCGCTCATCACCGCCAACAACGCCATGACCATCGGCGCGCTGCGTGGCCTGCGCGAACGGGACCTGTCCGTGCCCGACGACCTGGCACTGTGCTGCTTCGACGACTTCTCGTGGGCGGACCTGTTCACACCACGGCTGACCGCGATCTCCCAGCCCAGCAAGGAGATCGGGGCCCACGCCGTCCAGCTGCTCCTGGAGCGGCTGGCGTCGCCCGGCCGTGCGGGCCGTACCGTCCGGCTGCCCTCCGCGTTCGTCCACCGCACCTCGTGCGGCTGCCCCGAGAGCCCGAAGAGCCCCACGAAAGGAACCGAGTCGTGA
- a CDS encoding helix-turn-helix domain-containing protein translates to MSDNELGIFLRARRESVTPAEAGLPTGPRRRTPGLRRAELATLAGISVEYLTRLEQGRDRNPSPQVLGVLADALHLPVSERILLRRLAKEAGHDALLCSAGVEPTRTVRPTLRAILDRLEPAPAVLINWIGDILAYTTGYRRLAGPLGLLDGTQPNILRYVFTDERARAAYTDWDRVADEQVAHLRHEAPLHDPHVTAVADELTVTAGAPFARRLAAVPAMPRQSGTELVAHPEVGPLRLSYETLALPDDGHRMVVHVPADEATVGALDRLNGRQPGVLRAVGS, encoded by the coding sequence GTGAGCGACAACGAGTTGGGCATCTTCCTGCGCGCACGCCGTGAATCCGTCACACCCGCCGAGGCGGGGCTGCCGACCGGTCCCCGCCGCCGCACGCCCGGGCTGCGCCGCGCCGAGCTGGCCACGCTCGCCGGAATCAGCGTCGAGTACCTCACCCGGCTCGAGCAGGGCCGCGACCGCAATCCGTCGCCCCAGGTCCTGGGGGTGCTCGCGGACGCGCTGCACCTGCCCGTGAGCGAGCGGATCCTGCTGCGCCGACTCGCCAAGGAGGCAGGCCACGACGCCCTGCTCTGCTCGGCAGGGGTGGAGCCCACCCGCACCGTGCGCCCGACCCTGCGGGCCATCCTGGACCGGCTCGAGCCCGCACCCGCGGTGCTCATCAACTGGATCGGCGACATCCTCGCGTACACCACCGGCTATCGAAGGCTCGCCGGACCGCTCGGGCTGCTCGACGGCACGCAGCCGAACATCCTCCGCTATGTGTTCACCGACGAGCGGGCCCGCGCCGCCTATACCGACTGGGACCGGGTGGCCGACGAACAGGTCGCGCATCTCCGGCACGAGGCGCCGCTCCACGATCCCCATGTCACCGCCGTGGCCGACGAGTTGACGGTCACGGCGGGAGCGCCCTTCGCCCGTCGGCTCGCGGCTGTGCCCGCCATGCCCCGGCAGTCCGGGACCGAACTGGTCGCCCACCCGGAGGTGGGACCGTTGCGCCTGTCGTACGAGACGCTCGCGCTGCCGGACGACGGCCACCGCATGGTCGTACATGTTCCCGCCGACGAAGCAACGGTCGGCGCGCTCGACCGGCTCAATGGGCGGCAGCCCGGCGTGCTGCGGGCGGTCGGAAGCTGA